A genomic stretch from Cucurbita pepo subsp. pepo cultivar mu-cu-16 unplaced genomic scaffold, ASM280686v2 Cp4.1_scaffold000226, whole genome shotgun sequence includes:
- the LOC111784531 gene encoding levodione reductase-like isoform X2, which translates to MASTLSESSRIPTNPSRIVLITGVSKGLGRALALELANRGHTIIGCSRDQPKLDSLRQQLSSNNHLLFNANVRSNDSVEELARAVVQNKLVPDIIGVANRIGNAWEVEVEEFDNVIDTNVKGIANVLRHFIPLMIPNKHGIIINMSSIAGRTGIAHGQDVWDAMEHGDDVDERKDRMTLAAIYQVVLEDIFLMLAEKDSSKEAWETLQTMHVGVKRVKEAKVQTLKSEFEAICMKDGESADSFTMKFSTIVIHSLGDKVEEISIVKKFLEVILPRFMQIVSSIESLTTSRI; encoded by the exons ATGGCCTCGACCTTGAGCGAATCCTCGAGAATACCCACAAACCCTTCAAGGATTGTGTTGATAACTGGCGTGAGTAAAGGTTTGGGGAGAGCCCTAGCCTTGGAGTTAGCTAACCGTGGTCACACCATAATTGGCTGTTCACGTGACCAACCTAAACTTGATTCCCTTCGTCAGCAACTTTCTTCTAATAACCACTTGCTCTTCAATGCTAACGTG AGATCAAACGATAGTGTTGAAGAGCTAGCAAGAGCGGTTGTCCAAAACAAACTTGTACCCGATATCATTG GTGTTGCTAATAGAATTGGGAATGCATGGGAGGTAGAGGTCGAAGAATTTGATAATGTTATAGATACCAATGTGAAAGGGATAGCAAACGTTTTGCGCCATTTCATTCCTCTTATGATTCCAAACAAGCATGGAATAATCATCAACATGTCTTCAATAGCGGGAAGAACTGGAATTGCACAT GGACAAGACGTGTGGGATGCCATGGAGCATGGTGATGACGTTGATGAGCGTAAGGATAGGATGACTCTTGCCGCCATCTACCAAGTAGTCCTGGAGGATATCTTTCTCATGTTGGCAGAGAAGGACTCGTCAAAGGAAGCATGGGAGACGCTGCAAACAATGCATGTGGGAGTGAAACGtgtcaaggaagcaaaggtGCAAACCTTGAAAAGTGAGTTCGAGGCTATCTGCATGAAGGATGGTGAATCAGCAGACTCCTTTACTATGAAGTTTTCGACGATCGTCATCCATTCATTAGGCGACAAGGTGGAGGAGATCTCCATCGTCAAGAAGTTCCTTGAAGTTATTCTCCCGAGATTCATGCAGATTGTTAGCTCTATCGAGAGTTTAACGACCTCAAGAATATGA
- the LOC111784531 gene encoding levodione reductase-like isoform X1 has translation MASTLSESSRIPTNPSRIVLITGVSKGLGRALALELANRGHTIIGCSRDQPKLDSLRQQLSSNNHLLFNANVRSNDSVEELARAVVQNKLVPDIIVNNAGVANRIGNAWEVEVEEFDNVIDTNVKGIANVLRHFIPLMIPNKHGIIINMSSIAGRTGIAHGQDVWDAMEHGDDVDERKDRMTLAAIYQVVLEDIFLMLAEKDSSKEAWETLQTMHVGVKRVKEAKVQTLKSEFEAICMKDGESADSFTMKFSTIVIHSLGDKVEEISIVKKFLEVILPRFMQIVSSIESLTTSRI, from the exons ATGGCCTCGACCTTGAGCGAATCCTCGAGAATACCCACAAACCCTTCAAGGATTGTGTTGATAACTGGCGTGAGTAAAGGTTTGGGGAGAGCCCTAGCCTTGGAGTTAGCTAACCGTGGTCACACCATAATTGGCTGTTCACGTGACCAACCTAAACTTGATTCCCTTCGTCAGCAACTTTCTTCTAATAACCACTTGCTCTTCAATGCTAACGTG AGATCAAACGATAGTGTTGAAGAGCTAGCAAGAGCGGTTGTCCAAAACAAACTTGTACCCGATATCATTG TGAATAATGCAGGTGTTGCTAATAGAATTGGGAATGCATGGGAGGTAGAGGTCGAAGAATTTGATAATGTTATAGATACCAATGTGAAAGGGATAGCAAACGTTTTGCGCCATTTCATTCCTCTTATGATTCCAAACAAGCATGGAATAATCATCAACATGTCTTCAATAGCGGGAAGAACTGGAATTGCACAT GGACAAGACGTGTGGGATGCCATGGAGCATGGTGATGACGTTGATGAGCGTAAGGATAGGATGACTCTTGCCGCCATCTACCAAGTAGTCCTGGAGGATATCTTTCTCATGTTGGCAGAGAAGGACTCGTCAAAGGAAGCATGGGAGACGCTGCAAACAATGCATGTGGGAGTGAAACGtgtcaaggaagcaaaggtGCAAACCTTGAAAAGTGAGTTCGAGGCTATCTGCATGAAGGATGGTGAATCAGCAGACTCCTTTACTATGAAGTTTTCGACGATCGTCATCCATTCATTAGGCGACAAGGTGGAGGAGATCTCCATCGTCAAGAAGTTCCTTGAAGTTATTCTCCCGAGATTCATGCAGATTGTTAGCTCTATCGAGAGTTTAACGACCTCAAGAATATGA
- the LOC111784531 gene encoding NADPH-dependent pterin aldehyde reductase-like isoform X3, which translates to MASTLSESSRIPTNPSRIVLITGVSKGLGRALALELANRGHTIIGCSRDQPKLDSLRQQLSSNNHLLFNANVRSNDSVEELARAVVQNKLVPDIIVNNAGVANRIGNAWEVEVEEFDNVIDTNVKGIANVLRHFIPLMIPNKHGIIINMSSIAGRTGIAHIAPYCASKWAVEGLSKSIAKELPEGMAVVALDPGTINTDMLVSVVGSAASKYLPPKRWAIKAATMILDITTSDNGASLTVKDPTELSNP; encoded by the exons ATGGCCTCGACCTTGAGCGAATCCTCGAGAATACCCACAAACCCTTCAAGGATTGTGTTGATAACTGGCGTGAGTAAAGGTTTGGGGAGAGCCCTAGCCTTGGAGTTAGCTAACCGTGGTCACACCATAATTGGCTGTTCACGTGACCAACCTAAACTTGATTCCCTTCGTCAGCAACTTTCTTCTAATAACCACTTGCTCTTCAATGCTAACGTG AGATCAAACGATAGTGTTGAAGAGCTAGCAAGAGCGGTTGTCCAAAACAAACTTGTACCCGATATCATTG TGAATAATGCAGGTGTTGCTAATAGAATTGGGAATGCATGGGAGGTAGAGGTCGAAGAATTTGATAATGTTATAGATACCAATGTGAAAGGGATAGCAAACGTTTTGCGCCATTTCATTCCTCTTATGATTCCAAACAAGCATGGAATAATCATCAACATGTCTTCAATAGCGGGAAGAACTGGAATTGCACAT ATTGCACCATATTGTGCATCTAAATGGGCAGTTGAGGGGTTAAGCAAATCTATAGCAAAAGAATTGCCGGAAGGAATGGCAGTTGTGGCCTTAGATCCAGGCACCATAAACACAGACATGCTCGTTTCAGTTGTTGGCAGTGCAGCTTCAAAATATCTACCACCTAAACGTTG GGCTATAAAAGCAGCGACAATGATTCTTGATATCACTACATCAGACAATGGAGCATCCCTCACAGTTAAGGATCCAACCGAGTTGTCCAACCCATAA